One stretch of Poecilia reticulata strain Guanapo linkage group LG21, Guppy_female_1.0+MT, whole genome shotgun sequence DNA includes these proteins:
- the tdrd6a gene encoding tudor domain-containing 6 isoform X2 translates to MSAIPGLPARGSDVTVLVTRVHLHPLCELVAFWGKFSQQRSTDYEILADEIQSHGTLFKDLEGNPGDQCLVHIDTTWYRARIVSRNGTKYSVFLIDRGMTYTGTTSKLAWGKKEHFLLPPEVELCVLANVLPLSSENRWSPVALEFLKSFTGKLVDAHVQDVLVPDRMILLNIPCISKQMYEMGFAKKLSPATFQDFLHMSLKSISGAEALTEVQQLYLGSGERLQKQELFMYPELPGGTVETVIVTEVTNPQQIFCQLKVFSHELKKLTEKVTQSCEGKVSSCMICPDMIGYPCAARGRDGRWYRSVIQQVFPTNKVVEVLNVDYGTKQFVQVENVKRLAAEFTRMPVVTYVCSLHGILDKKVGWTTSEIDFLKSLLLHKTVIAKVEYRSISDQVYYVTLYGDDNINMNSLFVSKENCFPKYEKTLGDYALPSGVYTQQHPAQPERKILPSQQSVEEIPAEDLVINSSHLAVVHHVSSPSEFWIQTENYRKDLEEMLDAMYHLYQDSANTHMLINPSVGLYCAAQAQDGEFYRATVTEVGETQIKVFFVDYGNTEVIDRSKIRTLPAEFRKMPQLGLKCSLAGVRPKDGRWSQNALEYFIKTVTDKELDVHVKGRYSDSYVVQLMNPEAQTEQDVNTQMCTNGFAERTEIPREPTVKGAMKPSVVSSAPFIDGALPQVCKDIGISFRPTFGLLSNERKISTFKEQMFPIGSVLDVNVSCIESPNDFWCQLVQNAGSLRLLMHDIQAYYANSEFEPNIDAACVACHPENGMWYRALVIRKHETPQVDVLFVDYGQTKTVSLFDLRKISPEFLALHGQAFRCSLLNLISSTSAINEWNYKAKERFQNFVENAASNFIILKCTIYAVMHSEQMVLHNIVDLETPFESICNTLASLITNIPPKKTSGQSFRLDTYYYSTHNIKTGTEEQVTVAFVNSVSDFYCHLDKNADVMKDLTMRVNTLCQQLERVKVPAVFGTLCFARYTDGQWYRAQIKATRPKLLVHFVDYGETLQVDKSDLLPVPKEANDIMSVPVQAVVCALSDVPTDVPSEVNEWFEKTATECQFRALIVAREADGKLLVELYHGNTQINAKIKKTFQIEKQEEQVVCQSWKPHQVPATHAPKTERTFSNRAMDGKDNEQASKKSNFSTPKAPCQAKLDGKSMDENLRSAVKSTTQKHRPAPRELYKPPSQRQPNRTLTNDGSEEASGQLRPRKVSPPPKTERFISESSGTESQEETPSEKLPKLIDLPSKCIIPGTAVDVYVSHCDSPLSLFVQHVSEEDDLFSLVEMLNNPDSTSKASPIKDVHPGDLVKAEFTDDSSWYRAVVKETLENARALVEFIDFGNTAVMPITKMEQLPKSLLLFPVYSTHCMLNDAVVLGEEKVFEPHVVSAFKEDIGRCGDKVLKCQFIKQVGSVWEVSLKDGGLDILCKVSTEGSDFNPEKLVNEQQVQHFDERKVEEVSEKPLPPCSLGYPHQKEIQEGQQLEVYVATINEDQTFWCQSADSQELCMITSAVSEVEHAADQNINPDALYLGMPCVALFADDQLWYRAEVVDKNGSELSVLFVDYGNNSQVNITDIRVVPPALLEVPPQAFLCELEGFNASHGSWRDGAADELSSLTADKLLQLTVTRVTRTEGKLKYVVELECEGQVINEAMNTSWSYFETEDMPDSDGSATPHQLDSINTLQDLLHDVASYSTCTVSQEEEHIAEELNFLPIENRVLKLASSPKQSDCAEDSNNETVVKFGQDEQESSEGIIMVPAAMTPPEDIFPSDSVVKEPLQLSADLLDEKDISCLSENMIVVTGQDPEEENTSVLHAGEPNDDGSSPRDSASGTTDELEIGTGDKETLGTYEMDTVNAPATVAEERNVADLMTFTSEETMDLQDDVLKETTDTELDSSKQTEPALSSTTIQEQLCEQETKTGEGTLHEEETCVSTNVQNDSASKEAASTEHVDAQPALLQQCTTTTSKEQSYTFPPTDTGEDPHNFACSLEETHSADSEQSSDEKISATDCQSHAIEEMTLSISVSEGDVDHVCDRTEPDQESDEVHEDSAESVSGIIAAVADVLQHVEVPCTPSPDKDNSPPEDETVPVNADGELQTYTDVRNVDEELTCSVSESCLADVSQDSEQDPETDCKSEETAPPLSEEFDDSELTEESLSAEDSFEAQLSKITHLCLIVKDGAADYFPEQQPEE, encoded by the exons ATGTCTGCAATCCCTGGACTTCCTGCAAGAGGATCAGATGTAACAGTACTTGTAACCAGAGTTCACTTGCATCCCTTATGTGAGCTGGTGGCGTTCTGGGGAAAGTTTAGTCAGCAGAGATCAACAGATTATGAGATTCTGGCTGATGAAATTCAGTCTCATGGAACCCTATTTAAAGACCTGGAGGGAAATCCTGGTGACCAGTGCTTAGTTCACATTGATACTACTTGGTACCGAGCACGCATTGTGTCCAGAAATGGCACCAAATATAGTGTCTTCCTCATTGACAGAGGAATGACATACACTGGCACCACAAGCAAGCTAGCATGGggtaaaaaagaacattttcttttgccccCTGAAGTGGAGTTATGTGTACTAGCAAATGTGTTACCACTTTCATCTGAGAATAGATGGTCTCCAGTGGCTCTTGagtttctaaaatctttcactGGAAAGTTAGTGGACGCACATGTGCAAGATGTGCTGGTGCCAGACAGAATGATTCTCCTGAACATCCCTTGCATATCCAAGCAAATGTATGAGATGGGATTTGCAAAAAAGTTGTCTCCAGCAACCTTCCAGGACTTTCTCCACATGTCACTGAAATCGATCAGTGGAGCTGAAGCATTGACAGAGGTGCAGCAGCTCTATTTGGGATCGGGTGAGCGACTCCAGAAACAGGAACTATTCATGTACCCAGAGTTGCCAGGAGGAACTGTGGAGACTGTCATTGTAACAGAAGTGACAAATCCTCAACAGATTTTTTGTCAGTTGAAAGTTTTCTCTCACGAATTAAAGAAACTAACTGAGAAGGTTACGCAGAGCTGCGAGGGCAAAGTGTCCAGTTGCATGATATGTCCAGACATGATTGGGTATCCATGTGCAGCAAGAGGAAGGGACGGTAGGTGGTACCGCTCTGTCATACAACAGGTGTTCCCAACAAATAAAGTGGTGGAGGTGTTAAATGTAGATTATGGAACAAAACAGTTTGTCCAGGTGGAAAATGTGAAACGACTTGCTGCAGAGTTTACCAGGATGCCAGTTGTCACTTACGTTTGCTCCCTCCATGGTATCCTTGACAAAAAGGTAGGATGGACAACAAGTGAAATTGACTTCCTCAAGTCACTCCTGCTTCACAAGACTGTGATAGCCAAGGTTGAATACCGAAGCATCTCCGACCAAGTTTACTATGTTACACTCTATGGTGATGACAACATTAACATGAACAGCTTGTTTGTTTCCAAAGAAAACTGTTTCCCGAAGTATGAGAAAACACTTGGAGATTATGCCCTGCCAAGTGGAGTTTATACACAGCAGCATCCGGCCCAACCAGAAAGAAAGATCCTACCTTCCCAACAGAGTGTGGAAGAGATTCCTGCTGAAGACCTCGTCATAAACTCCTCACATTTGGCAGTTGTTCATCACGTATCTTCCCCATCAGAGTTTTGGATCCAAACCgaaaattacagaaaagacCTGGAGGAAATGTTGGACGCAATGTACCATCTGTACCAAGATTCAGCGAATACGCACATGCTTATAAATCCATCTGTTGGGCTCTACTGTGCTGCACAGGCGCAAGATGGTGAATTCTACAGAGCAACTGTGACAGAAGTTGGTGAGACGCAAATCAAGGTGTTCTTTGTTGATTATGGCAACACTGAAGTGATTGATAGGAGTAAGATCAGGACCCTCCCTGCTGAGTTCAGAAAGATGCCTCAGCTGGGTCTGAAATGTTCCCTGGCTGGTGTGAGACCAAAAGATGGGAGATGGAGTCAAAATGCTTTGGAATATTTCATCAAGACAGTCACAGATAAAGAACTTGATGTGCATGTCAAAGGAAGATATAGTGACAGCTATGTTGTCCAACTGATGAATCCGGAAGCACAGACAGAACAAGATGTTAATacacaaatgtgcacaaatggCTTCGCTGAAAGAACCGAAATTCCAAGAGAACCCACAGTTAAAGGTGCAATGAAGCCTTCCGTTGTATCTTCAGCACCATTTATTGATGGAGCACTGCCACAGGTCTGTAAAGACATTGGAATCTCTTTCAGACCTACATTTGGTCTTCTAAGCAATGAGAGAAAAATCAGTACCTTTAAGGAACAAATGTTTCCCATTGGAAGTGTCCTTGATGTCAATGTCTCTTGCATTGAAAGCCCAAATGACTTCTGGTGTCAACTGGTTCAGAATGCCGGATCTTTGAGATTGCTTATGCATGACATCCAGGCCTATTATGCAAACAGTGAGTTTGAGCCTAATATAGATGCTGCGTGTGTAGCTTGTCATCCTGAGAATGGAATGTGGTACAGAGCTCTAGTCATTCGCAAACATGAAACCCCTCAAGTTGATGTGTTGTTTGTGGACTATGGACAGACTAAGACTGTCTCCCTCTTTGACTTGAGAAAGATAAGTCCAGAATTTCTAGCTCTCCATGGTCAAGCGTTTCGATGTAGCCTGTTGAACCTCATCAGTTCTACATCGGCCATTAACGAATGGAActacaaagcaaaagaaaggttccaaaactttgttgaaaacGCTGCTTCCAACTTTATCATTTTGAAGTGCACCATTTATGCTGTCATGCACTCCGAACAGATGGTTCTTCACAACATTGTGGATCTAGAGACTCCGTTCGAGAGCATCTGCAACACTTTGGCCAGTCTCATCACAAACATTCCTCCCAAGAAAACCTCTGGGCAGTCTTTTCGTCTGGACACATACTACTACTCAACGCACAATATCAAAACTGGCACAGAGGAGCAAGTCACTGTGGCATTCGTGAACAGTGTCAGCGATTTCTACTGCCATCTTGACAAGAATGCTGACGTGATGAAAGATCTTACAATGAGGGTGAACACTCTCTGCCAGCAGCTTGAGAGGGTAAAAGTTCCAGCAGTCTTTGGAACCTTGTGCTTTGCAAGATATACTGATGGGCAGTGGTACAGGGCTCAAATAAAAGCTACAAGACCAAAACTACTGGTTCACTTTGTGGATTATGGCGAGACTCTTCAGGTGGACAAGTCTGACCTGCTCCCTGTCCCCAAAGAGGCAAATGACATCATGTCTGTGCCTGTGCAAGCAGTTGTGTGTGCTCTCTCTGATGTTCCTACTGATGTTCCTAGTGAGGTAAACGAATGGTTTGAGAAAACGGCAACAGAATGCCAATTCCGTGCATTGATAGTGGCTAGGGAAGCTGATGGCAAATTACTGGTAGAGCTGTACCATGGGAATACCCagattaatgcaaaaataaagaaaacatttcagattgaGAAGCAAGAAGAGCAAGTTGTCTGCCAGAGTTGGAAACCACATCAGGTTCCAGCAACTCATGCACCAAAGACGGAAAGGACTTTTTCAAACCGAGCCATGGACGGTAAAGATAACGAGCAAGCCTCTAAAAAGAGCAATTTCTCTACCCCAAAAGCTCCATGTCAAGCAAAGCTCGATGGTAAATCCATGGATGAGAATCTGAGGTCTGCAGTGAAATCCACAACTCAGAAGCACAGACCAGCCCCTCGAGAGCTATACAAACCTCCGTCTCAAAGGCAGCCAAACAGAACATTGACTAATGATGGTTCTGAGGAAGCTAGTGGTCAGTTAAGACCCAGAAAAGTGAGTCCCCCCCCTAAAACTGAAAGGTTCATTTCAGAATCATCTGGCACAGAATCCCAGGAGGAAACCCCATCTGAAAAACTCCCAAAACTCATAGACCTCCCATCGAAATGTATCATACCTGGCACAGCAGTGGATGTTTATGTCTCACATTGTGACAGCCCGTTAAGCCTCTTTGTGCAACATGTCAGTGAAGAGGATGACCTATTCTCTCTGGTGGAGATGTTGAATAATCCAGATTCAACATCAAAAGCAAGCCCCATCAAAGATGTGCACCCAGGTGACCTCGTCAAAGCAGAGTTTACAGATGATTCATCCTGGTACAGAGCGGTTGTGAAAGAAACTCTTGAAAACGCAAGGGCTCTTGTTGAGTTTATAGACTTTGGAAACACAGCAGTGATGCCAATTACTAAAATGGAACAACTCCCCAAATCTCTTTTGCTGTTTCCAGTTTACAGTACACACTGCATGCTAAATGATGCTGTTGTTCTTGGAGAAGAGAAAGTGTTTGAACCTCATGTGGTGTCTGCCTTTAAAGAGGACATTGGCAGATGTGGAGACAAGGTGCTCAAGTGTCAGTTCATCAAGCAGGTGGGATCTGTGTGGGAGGTTTCTCTGAAAGATGGCGGCCTGGATATTTTGTGCAAAGTGTCTACAGAGGGGAGTGATTTTAACCCAGAAAAACTAGTGAATGAGCAGCAGGTGCAGCATTTTGATGAAAGAAAAGTGGAAGAAGTCTCTGAGAAACCACTGCCGCCCTGCAGTCTTGGCTATCCTCACCAAAAAGAGATTCAAGAGGGGCAGCAGCTAGAAGTCTACGTCGCAACCATCAATGAAGATCAGACGTTTTGGTGTCAGTCTGCCGATTCACAGGAGCTCTGTATGATAACATCAGCTGTTTCAGAAGTTGAGCATGCAGCAGATCAAAACATTAATCCAGATGCCCTTTACCTCGGAATGCCATGTGTTGCACTGTTTGCTGACGATCAACTTTGGTATCGCGCGGAAGTTGTTGATAAAAATGGCAGTGAGCTTTCTGTCCTTTTTGTGGACTATGGAAACAATTCACAGGTAAACATCACCGATATCAGAGTGGTACCACCTGCCTTACTGGAAGTTCCACCCCAAGCATTTCTGTGTGAGCTTGAAGGCTTCAACGCTTCCCACGGATCTTGGAGAGACGGAGCAGCAGATGAGTTGTCCTCACTTACAGCAGACAAGTTGTTACAGCTCACCGTCACCAGAGTAACGAGGACAGAAGGAAAACTGAAGTACGTGGTAGAGTTGGAGTGTGAAGGCCAGGTGATAAACGAAGCAATGAATACCTCCTGGAGCTACTTCGAAACAGAAGACATGCCTGATTCGGATGGATCAGCTACTCCACACCAGCTTGACTCAATCAACACTCTGCAGGATCTTCTTCATGATGTTGCTAGTTATTCCACTTGTACAGTGTCTCAGGAAGAGGAACATATTGCAGAGGAGCTCAACTTCCTTCCAATTGAAAACAGGGTCTTAAAGTTGGCCAGTAGTCCAAAGCAGAGTGATTGTGCCGAAGACTCCAATAATGAGACGGTTGTTAAGTTTGGACAGGATGAGCAGGAGTCCAGTGAAGGGATAATCATGGTCCCTGCTGCCATGACACCTCCTGAAGATATTTTCCCCTCTGATAGTGTTGTAAAGGAACCCTTGCAACTTTCAGCAGACCTTTTAGATGAAAAGGACATTTCATGCTTGAGCGAAAACATGATTGTGGTCACTGGCCAAGATCCAGAGGAGGAAAATACTTCAGTGCTTCATGCTGGAGAGCCAAATGATGATGGTTCTTCTCCAAGGGACAGTGCTTCAGGGACCACAGATGAGCTGGAGATTGGAACTGGTGACAAGGAGACGCTTGGTACTTACGAGATGGACACTGTAAATG CTCCAGCTACGGtagcagaagaaagaaatgttgctGACTTAATGACCTTTACATCAGAAGAAACAATG GATCTGCAAGATGATGTTTTGAAAGAGACGACGGATACAGAATTGGATTCCTCAAAACAG ACTGAACCAGCGCTTTCCTCAACTACAATTCAAGAGCAGTTGTGTG AGCAGGAAACCAAGACTGGAGAAGGCACCCTACACGAGGAGGAGACATGCGTTTCTACAAATGTGCAG aatgaCTCCGCGAGCAAGGAGGCTGCTTCCACCGAGCATGTGGACGCACAGCCAG CCCTGCTGCAGCAATGTACCACAACCACAAGCAAAGAACAGAGCTACACGTTCCCCCCCACAGACACG GGTGAGGATCCTCATAACTTTGCCTGCTCTTTGGAAGAAACTCATTCAGCAG ATTCAGAGCAAAGTTCTGATGAAAAGATAAGTGCAACAGATTGCCAGAGCCATGCGATAGAGGAAATGACACTTTCCATCTCT gtttctgAAGGAGATGTAGATCATGTTTGTGACAGAACTGAGCCAGATCAAGAGTCAGATGAG GTCCACGAAGACTCAGCGG AAAGTGTGTCAGGCATCATTGCGGCAGTAGCAGATGTTCTCCAGCACGTTGAGGTACCGTGCACTCCCAGCCCAGACAAG GACAACTCTCCACCGGAAGATGAGACCGTTCCTGTTAACG CTGATGGGGAGTTACAAACCTACACAGATGTG AGGAACGTGGACGAAGAGTTGACGTGTTCGGTCAGCGAGAGCTGTTTGGCAGACGTCTCGCAAG ACTCGGAGCAAGATCCTGAAACGGACTGCAAGTCTGAGGAAACGGCTCCACCGCTGAGCGAG GAGTTTGATGACAGTGAACTCACAGAGGAATCTCTGTCTGCTGAGGACAGTTTCG AGGCCCAGCTGTCAAAGATAACTCACCTCTGTCTGATCGTGAAGGACGGAGCTGCTGATTATTTTCCCGAGCAGCAACCGGAGGAATAA